Part of the Bacteroidota bacterium genome, TCGGTCTTGCCCATCAAGCCCCTCCCCAGCGGCGAAGTAACGGAGATCTTGTCTTTCTCGAAATCAGCCTCCTCAGGTGAGACCAGGGTATAATCGACGATCTCATTTGTCTTGAGGTCCTTTAGCTTAACTCTCGACAGTATATAGACCTTATCGTTAGGAAGTTCTTTGCTTTCTATGATTCTCGCTCGGGAGAGAGTGTGCTCGAGCTTGGCGACCCGCAATTCAAAATGCTGCTGTTCCTCCTTGGCCGCGTCATATTCCGCATTCTCGGAAAGGTCGCCGTGGGCACGCGCCTCGGCGATTTTTCGCGCCATTTCGGCTCTTCCGTGCAGCTTCATTTCGTGCAACTCTCGCTCCAATTCGACCAATCGCTCCCGTGTGAGATACACGATCCCGTTATTCTTGTTCGTATCTCCCATGCTCTTACATCATTAAAGGAGTAAATTGCCGCTTCGGCTGTGATAAAAAGAAAAGCCATCATTCCGGGAAGAGCGGAACGGTGGCTGAAGGCCATTAACTATTTCAATCTACCACTCTGATTTTAGAAAAGCAAGAGAAATTCTCATTTTCTTTTCCTGTCGATCAGTATGAGGTGGCCAAGCTTATCCCTCTTCGTTTTAAGGTACTTCTCATTCAAATCATGAACTTCTGCTTCAAGGGGCACACGTTCGACGATTTCAAGCCCATACCCGTGCAACCCGACCACCTTCTTCGGGTTGTTCGTCATCAGCCTCATCTTCGTTATCCCGAGGTCACGCAGGATTTGTGCTCCTATCCCATAGTCCCGCAGGTCGGGGCGGAAGCCCAGTTTTTCGTTCGCTTCGACAGTATCCATCCCCCCATCCTGCAACCGGTACGCCTTAAGCTTGTTTGCCAGGCCGATTCCCCTCCCTTCCTGACGCATATACAGGACGACACCGCGGCCCTCCTGCTCCACCAATCTCAGCGCAGCATTCAGCTGTTCGTTGCAGTCACACCGTAATGAACCGAACACGTCGCCGGTCAGGCATTCGGAGTGGACTCTCACCAGCACCGGAGTATCCCCCGTGACGGA contains:
- the greA gene encoding transcription elongation factor GreA, with protein sequence MGDTNKNNGIVYLTRERLVELERELHEMKLHGRAEMARKIAEARAHGDLSENAEYDAAKEEQQHFELRVAKLEHTLSRARIIESKELPNDKVYILSRVKLKDLKTNEIVDYTLVSPEEADFEKDKISVTSPLGRGLMGKTEGEITKIPVPAGTLEYEILEISR